A part of Drosophila ananassae strain 14024-0371.13 chromosome 2R, ASM1763931v2, whole genome shotgun sequence genomic DNA contains:
- the LOC6492924 gene encoding DCN1-like protein 4 isoform X2, with amino-acid sequence MAERHIRAEDGFSQKRCLTWFQEYTTPDEPETLGPDGMEKFCEDIGVEPENIVMLVLAYKMGATQMGFFSQQEWLKGLTDLECDSAAKMVVKLDYLRSILNDPNSFKSIYRYAYDFAKDSDQRSMDILTAKAMLQLLLGKHWPLYPQFAQFLEQSKYKVINKDQWCNILEFSRTICIDLSNYDIDGAWPVMLDEFVEWLRLQRSLANSSPGSS; translated from the exons ATGGCAGA ACGCCATATCAGAGCAGAAGATGGATTCAGCCAAAAGCGATGTCTGACATGGTTCCAAGAATACACTACTCCCGACGAACCAGAGACACTGG GTCCCGACGGTATGGAGAAATTCTGCGAGGATATCGGCGTGGAGCCCGAGAACATTGTGATGCTGGTGCTGGCCTACAAAATGGGTGCCACCCAGATGGGCTTCTTTAGTCAGCAAGAGTGGCTGAAGGGTCTCACAGATCTCGAGTGTGACTCGGCAGCGAAAATGGTTGTGAAACTGGACTATCTGCGCAGCATACTCAATGATCCCAACTCCTTCAAAAGCATCTACAGATACGCCTACGATTTTGCCAAG GATTCTGATCAACGAAGTATGGACATTCTTACAGCCAAGGCCATGCTGCAGCTGTTACTTGGCAAGCACTGGCCACTATATCCACAGTTCGCACAGTTTCTAGAGCAATCAAAGTACAAGGTGATCAACAAGGATCAGTGGTGTAATATTCTAGAGTTTTCGCGCACCATCTGCATTGATTTGTCCAACTACGATATAGATGGGGCAT GGCCTGTCATGTTGGATGAGTTTGTGGAGTGGCTGCGGTTGCAGCGGAGTCTGGCGAACTCAAGTCCCGGATCCAGCTGA
- the LOC6507105 gene encoding uncharacterized protein LOC6507105 produces the protein MKLTIGGMSMARLQGLGIGVNLAIVISSLLALFATAAHGLQLPVFSTKTPRVSKYTTKSPSASSMNHDATASLYRFNATNGITCILMQVDGLISIKYRNKLNEDVEADLYMPDDPQLSGECVESNLEILTMDFKGFRLSMTFKKSPGGEGWYINLFELSYSSSNPLFEHPDRPGLDVKLTSPAQSLMYFPTPVGKSYVCDKEQAVIMYAPHDSGDQSGHIARLYLRDMHMQSFMFKDSGKWGPSFHCSATGSYRDETAPLAVGTALAIAVLLTISGYGGWRYFKIKKVQYGSME, from the exons ATGAAACTAACCATCGGTGGAATGTCCATGGCCAGGCTACAAGGATTGGGGATAGGCGTCAACCTAGCCATTGTTATCTCATCGCTCCTGGCACTTTTTG CAACTGCCGCTCACGGGCTACAGCTGCCCGTCTTCTCAACCAAAACGCCAAGGGTCAGCAAGTACACAACAAAATCGCCATCG GCCTCGTCGATGAATCATGATGCTACTGCCTCGCTTTATCGCTTCAATGCCACCAACGGCATCACCTGCATCTTGATGCAAGTGGACGGCCTGATCAGCATCAAGTATCGGAACAAGCTGAACGAGGACGTGGAGGCGGATCTGTATATGCCGGACGATCCCCAGTTGAGTGGCGAGTGTGTCGAGTCGAATCTGGAGATACTGACCATGGACTTTAAAGGTTTCCGCCTGTCCATGACATTCAAAAAG TCACCTGGCGGCGAGGGCTGGTACATCAACCTGTTCGAGCTCAGCTATTCCTCCTCGAACCCACTCTTCGAGCACCCCGATCGCCCAGGACTGGACGTGAAACTAACCTCGCCCGCCCAGTCACTCATGTACTTCCCGACCCCAGTCGGAAAGTCCTACGTTTGCGACAAGGAACAGGCTGTGATTATGTACGCCCCCCATGATTCCGGCGACCAGTCCGGTCATATAGCCCGTCTCTATCTGCGCGATATGCACATGCAGAGCTTCATGTTCAAGGACAGCGGCAAGTGGGGTCCGTCGTTCCACTGCAGCGCCACCGGATCTTATCGCGACGAGACGGCGCCCCTGGCCGTGGGAACAGCTCTGGCCATCGCCGTACTGCTAACCATATCGGGCTACGGCGGCTGGAG GTACTTCAAAATCAAGAAGGTCCAGTACGGATCAATGGAGTGA